One Vicia villosa cultivar HV-30 ecotype Madison, WI unplaced genomic scaffold, Vvil1.0 ctg.000325F_1_1, whole genome shotgun sequence genomic region harbors:
- the LOC131626828 gene encoding kiwellin-1-like, producing MKIFFLKASFLLLLTLDLTTCVYSETKCRPSGRIKGKKTPQGQCNQENRDTKAYLTLNSFQKGGDAGGLWECDNKYHNDDTPVAALSTGWFNNKSRCLNKITISANAGRSVVAMVFNICDSTMGCDEDHDYQLPRENNREFFL from the coding sequence ATGAAAATCTTTTTTCTCAAAGCTTCTTTTCTTTTATTGCTGACTCTTGATTTAACAACTTGTGTGTATTCTGAAACAAAGTGTCGTCCAAGTGGTAGAATCAAAGGAAAGAAAACTCCTCAAGGACAATGCAACCAAGAGAATAGAGATACGAAGGCATATCTTACTCTAAACAGTTTTCAGAAAGGCGGAGATGCAGGCGGCCTTTGGGAATGTGACAACAAGTATCATAATGATGACACTCCGGTGGCTGCACTTTCTACTGGATGGTTCAACAACAAGAGTAGGTGTCTTAATAAAATTACTATCAGTGCCAATGCAGGTAGAAGTGTGGTGGCTATGGTTTTTAATATATGTGATTCCACAATGGGATGTGATGAAGACCATGATTACCAGCTTCCTCGCGAAAATAATAGAGAGTTTTTTCTATGA
- the LOC131626825 gene encoding agamous-like MADS-box protein AGL80, which yields MARKKVKLAFIENDTARKSTYKNREKGLVKKIDELATLCGVEACAIIYGPYEPQPEIWPSASGVQNVLSKFMTKSEFEQRKKMVNQESFLKERISKAEKQFEKQWKDNREKERTMFLFECLSAGNVVQKDMSVAGLNHLAWMIDQNLKEISRRIEADDRNSNIHQCESQEHLQMEQSLLLPLPLLPPTMSNNEDIAMMSHCHLPPPPPPQPTVPNNDEIAMNNNDIMMNGYDAYL from the coding sequence ATGGCTAGAAAAAAGGTGAAGCTCGCTTTCATTGAGAATGATACCGCAAGGAAATCAACATACAAGAATCGAGAGAAGGGTTTAGTGAAAAAGATTGATGAACTAGCAACCCTTTGCGGTGTAGAGGCTTGTGCCATAATATATGGCCCCTACGAACCACAACCTGAGATCTGGCCATCCGCTTCCGGAGTACAAAATGTGCTTTCGAAATTCATGACAAAGTCTGAGTTCGAACAAAGAAAAAAGATGGTGAATCAGGAGAGTTTTCTGAAAGAAAGGATTTCAAAGGCTGAAAAGCAATTTGAGAAGCAATGGAAAGACaacagagagaaagagagaaccaTGTTCTTGTTTGAATGTCTCAGTGCTGGGAACGTGGTGCAGAAGGATATGTCGGTGGCTGGTTTGAATCATCTTGCTTGGATGATTGATCAGAATCTTAAGGAGATTAGCAGAAGGATTGAAGCAGATGATAGAAACAGTAATATTCATCAATGTGAAAGCCAAGAACATCTCCAAATGGAACAGTCATTGCTGCTACCATTGCCGCTGCTACCACCAACCATGTCCAATAATGAAGACATTGCAATGATGAGTCATTGCCATCTTCCACCACCACCGCCACCACAACCAACCGTGCCGAATAATGATGAAATTGCAATGAATAATAATGACATCATGATGAATGGTTATGATGCATATCTGTAG
- the LOC131626827 gene encoding agamous-like MADS-box protein AGL80, protein MARKKVKLAFIENDTARKSTYKNREKGLVKKVDELATLCGVEACAIIYGPYDPQPEIWPSASGVQNVLSKFMTKSEFEKRKKMVNQESFLKERISKAEKQFEKQWKDNREKERSMFLFECLSAGNVVQKDMSVAGLNHLAWMIDQNLKEIGRRIEADDRNSNNHQCESQEHLQMEQSLLLPLALPPPTISNHYNTRGL, encoded by the coding sequence ATGGCTAGAAAAAAGGTGAAGCTCGCTTTCATTGAGAATGATACTGCAAGGAAATCAACATACAAGAATCGAGAGAAGGGTTTAGTGAAGAAGGTTGATGAACTAGCAACCCTTTGCGGTGTAGAGGCTTGTGCCATAATATATGGCCCCTACGATCCACAACCTGAGATCTGGCCATCGGCGTCCGGAGTACAAAATGTGCTTTCGAAATTCATGACAAAGTCTGAgttcgaaaaaagaaaaaagatggtGAATCAGGAGAGTTTTCTGAAAGAAAGGATTTCAAAGGctgaaaagcaatttgaaaaacaaTGGAAAGACaacagagagaaagagagaagcaTGTTCTTGTTTGAATGTCTCAGTGCTGGGAACGTGGTGCAGAAGGATATGTCGGTGGCTGGTTTGAATCATCTTGCTTGGATGATTGATCAGAATCTTAAGGAGATTGGCAGAAGGATTGAAGCAGATGATAGAAACAGTAATAATCATCAATGTGAAAGCCAAGAACATCTCCAAATGGAACAGTCACTGCTTCTACCATTGGCGCTGCCACCACCAACCATCTCCAATCACTACAACACgcgtgggctttaa